A part of Oncorhynchus masou masou isolate Uvic2021 chromosome 21, UVic_Omas_1.1, whole genome shotgun sequence genomic DNA contains:
- the LOC135508114 gene encoding exocyst complex component 3-like protein 4, which produces MASGDQMAEIGEPGDMEEVNEAQGLEDGSSLKSTMERNGKTQPDGPVKEKKLGMMKQFRKSMKRVGERSPLASNSKGSKDRPYSDQGGDSSIDPEVTPLTHQLPPTHSQSLSAGSPVASPLKSPGEFFQRKEGEESAEDSPSSQKKHSRTHSDPTTIGDSLLKKGASIRWSLRLVGNKDKTLKQEPLQSVTEITVEEKRAGEESVEVKESYILPEIPLTPLSVMQINELIKTEVLEEAHLNLLSLRQEFQRERDECTEEASLMELAKKEKDLSILYRAMQEKVKEIVRNSNSLPSLNKELLMHAARVIQEEEKREAEPGGVVGLGDWRGAWKEAVSEGVEATLKRVPLDRPEQNVSWLAIHLGLLGKAIVEDLEKVKRELQGSYPPSFNVFSTYMSCYHGAVSQHLNTLQQQVTDLKDYYALLDWIINRYESEKIMSSPSLRPEVEAEKTGLSLEEGFLDQLKGKYCMRAKEDMRASLDKILELENEGIWIKKQAPETDDEHFLNSEIHMDIWTNVKSNAVNSKKIDVNLEMRVVCSCLEELQQFPKRFETKLRYCCNSVENPSLWADYQITYINSFTALMEHMEGYRESCPTQVDNLSREVDGLVHRLVQSLEDQFKNDVRPYLRRMMTRKWLSTDEDFKQLYSRTEKLTHRCSQMRPPYVQTFLSCLHYYVVKEYVSQLMKNNYSCKNRKHDKAATKMRAQWNKLKDLFEEMTTHDWLHPVGDHLSNIIGETNKRDIKNHLKLLVADYPDISKKHLSAVLYFRGLMRGRERQVILQRLTELKRELGTAGNIGDNRRALFRGMQVTVTNTDCLADIPFFCFLLPDS; this is translated from the exons ATGGCAAGCGGTGATCAGATGGCAGAGATTGGGGAACCTGGGGACATGGAGGAGGTCAATGAAGCTCAGGGTCTAGAGGACGGATCCTCCCTCAAATCCACCATGGAGAGGAATGGGAAGACCCAACCCGACGGCCCGGTGAAGGAGAAGAAACTGGGGATGATGAAGCAATTCAGGAAGAGCATGAAGCGGGTTGGAGAGAGGAGTCCTCTGGCCTCAAACAGCAAAGGTTCAAAGGACAGACCCTATTCTGACCAGGGGGGGGACAGCAGTATTGACCCTGAAGTGACACCTCTAACCCATCAGCTGCCGCCCACTCACTCACAAA gtttgaGTGCTGGGTCTCCTGTGGCCTCTCCCCTGAAGAGTCCAGGTGAGTTTTTtcaaaggaaggagggagaagagagtgcAGAAGAttcaccatcatcccagaaaaaACACTCCAGAACACACTCAG ACCCAACAACCATTGGGGACTCTCTTCTGAAGAAGGGGGCTTCCATTCGATGGAGTTTGCGACTTGTGGGGAATAAGGACAAGACCCTCAAACAGGAGCCGCTCCAGTCTGTCACTGAGATcacagtggaggagaagagagcggGGGAGGAGAGCGTAGAGGTCAAAGAGTCATACATACTCCCAGAGATACCCCTCACACCCCTCTCAG TGATGCAGATCAACGAGCTGATTAAGACTGAGGTGCTGGAGGAGGCCCACCTGAACCTCCTCTCCCTACGCCAGGAGTTCCAGCGGGAGAGGGATGAGTGCACGGAGGAGGCCTCCCTCATGGAGCTGGCAAAGAAGGAGAAGGACCTGAGCATCCTTTACAGAGCCATGCAGGAAAAGGTGAAGGAGATAGTGCGCAACTCCAACAGCCTTCCCTCCCTCAACAAGGAGCTCCTGATGCACGCGGCCCGCGTCatccaggaggaggagaagagggaggcagAGCCTGGGGGCGTGGTTGGGCTAGGGGACTGGCGGGGTGCCTGGAAGGAGGCTGTGAGCGAGGGGGTCGAGGCAACTTTGAAGAGAGTTCCTCTGGACAGGCCCGAGCAGAATGTCTCCTGGCTGGCTATCCACCTGGGTCTGCTGGGCAAGGCCATCGTAGAAGACTTggagaaggtgaagagagagcTGCAGGGCTCTTACCCACCCAGCTTCAACGTGTTCAGCACCTACATGAGCTGTTACCATGGTGCTGTCAGCCAGCACCTGAACACGCTTCAGCAGCAAGTGACAGATCTGAAGGACTACTACGCCCTGCTGGACTGGATCATCAATCGCTATGAGAG TGAGAAGATAATGAGCAGTCCTTCACTGAGACCAGAGGTGGAGGCTGAGAAAACAGGCCTCTCACTGGAGGAGGGCTTCCTGGACCAGCTCAAGGGGAAGTACTGCATGCGGGCTAAG GAGGACATGAGAGCTTCGCTGGATAAAATATTAGAGCTTGAAAATGAGGGTATTTGGATAAAGAAACAGGCACCAGAGACCGATGATGAACACTTCTTGAACTCTGAAATACACATGGATATTTGGACG AATGTTAAGAGCAATGCTGTTAACTCCAAGAAGATTGATGTGAACCTGGAGATGAGAGTAGTCTGTTCCTGCCTAGAAGAGTTACAGCAGTTTCCCAAACG ATTTGAGACTAAATTAAGGTACTGCTGTAACAGTGTGGAAAACCCTTCACTTTGGGCTGACTATCAGATAACCTACATCAACAGCTTTACAGCTCTTAT gGAGCATATGGAGGGCTACAGGGAGAGCTGCCCAACACAGGTGGACAATCTCAGCAGAGAGGTGGATGGCCTGGTCCATAGACTGGTCCAGAGCCTGGAGGACCAGTTTAAAAATGATGTCAGG CCCTACCTCAGGAGAATGATGACGAGGAAGTGGCTCTCCACAGATGAGGACTTCAAACAGCTGTATAGCAGGACAGAGAAGCTGACCCATCGCTGTTCACAAATGAGACCTCCATATGTACAG ACATTTTTGAGCTGCTTGCACTACTACGTGGTGAAAGAGTATGTCTCCCAGCTGATGAAAAACAACTACTCCTGTAAGAACAGGAAGCATGACAAAGCCGCCACCAAGATGAGGGCGCAGTGGAATAAACTCAAGGATCTGTTTGAGGAAATG ACAACCCATGACTGGCTCCACCCAGTAGGAGACCACCTGAGTAACATCATTGGGGAAACAAACAAGAGGGACATAAAGAACCACCTGAAACTTTTAGTTGCTGACTACCCAGACATCAG TAAGAAGCACCTGTCGGCTGTGCTGTACTTCAGGGGCTTGATGCGgggcagggagagacaggtgaTCCTGCAGCGTCTCACTGAGCTGAAGAGGGAACTGGGAACCGCAGGGAATATTGGAGATAATAGAAGAGCCCTCTTCAGGGGCATGCAGGTCACTGTCACCAATACAGACTGTCTGGCTGACATTCCGTTCTTCTGCTTCCTCCTCCCAGACAGCTAA
- the LOC135508115 gene encoding tumor necrosis factor alpha-induced protein 2-like isoform X2 — MRTLRTRNTVLGTGSTEPNSSVEHSGKTTSAGRKFKPLILPRILRRNSKSNTNITAPDVPNTSSVITAPLEELLTFEQNLERNCLSAAGQQLIEREERLYGQISEEVVQSTTEWEKEEEQFTRDHKALLSQIDLAVKSSLSPDEDSLEALKSAVKAILQEEEQDRRWLKQVGKQPPWRPSECRRHHNTVLQSLVEERMDNAELPPEESNKLRSSLQRDVCGKGRRLQEDLLRVVKDVKGCYPEDMDICNFYGKMYHQAFSAGMRNIEEYGLGMDDCSYLLYWVNVAYPEILQNPELTKVINPEMLGKLLTEELTTPLENQCLSHKETEVQTLINKVLMVEEQAWMEGSMPELRDDCYFSPLAIDVIQFINAAVKSIETVLGAMSKVQIIVCLLKDFLNSYKKFLEKVLKGSNNGNSRTVMMANLACVEQFRDYIVNKADIFPVDVKECCLSIVAEMKNIGYTSLTSPIHKDLQSQYRDLGTPVWLEKKKQVFEKLFEGINKHTQDLKGLTNSCHQELLSQLHLEVTVEYVRRLLKRKIKLRDKEMQEQAARSLCEDGQSLHKLFTEAGSREEWLSDILPKIAEVLKLQDISSIQLEIVTLSQAYPDLSEFQVSALLSLKSNLSASAVRRVKKTLLDNQDTTSTQDVPSFFSKVQVK, encoded by the exons ATGAGGACCCTAAGGACTAGAAACACAGTTTTGGGAACAGGATCCACTGAGCCAAACTCTTCAGTGGAACACAGTGGAAAGACAACATCAGCTGGAAGAAAGTTTAAACCTTTAATATTGCCCCGGATCCTAAGACGGAATTCCAAGAGTAACACCAACATCACTGCTCCAGATGTCCCCAACACATCCAGTGTTATTACTGCCCCTCTCGAGG AGTTGTTGACTTTTGAGCAGAACCTTGAGAGAAATTGCCTGTCTGCTGCTGGCCAACAGCTGATTGAGAGAGAGGAGCGTCTATATGGACAGATCTCAGAAGAGGTGGTTCAGTCGACCACAgagtgggagaaggaggaagagcaGTTCACCAGAGATCACAAAGCCCTCCTCAGCCAAATAGACCTGGCTGTAAAGAGTTCTCTCAGTCCAGATGAAGACAGTCTTGAGGCTCTGAAGTCTGCAGTGAAAGCTATCctacaggaggaggagcaggataGGCGATGGCTGAAGCAGGTGGGTAAACAGCCTCCCTGGAGGCCCAGTGAGTGTAGACGTCACCACAACACTGTCCTCCAGAGCCTGGTGGAGGAGCGTATGGACAATGCCGAATTGCCTCCTGAAGAGAGCAACAAGCTACGCTCCTCCCTGCAGAGGGATGTCTGTGGGAAGGGCAGGCGGCTGCAGGAGGACCTGCTGAGGGTGGTGAAGGATGTGAAGGGCTGCTACCCAGAGGACATGGATATCTGCAACTTCTATGGAAAGATGTATCACCAAGCCTTCAGCGCAGGGATGAGGAATATTGAAGAGTATGGGCTGGGCATGGATGACTGCTCTTACCTCCTGTATTGGGTGAATGTTGCCTACCCAGA AATTCTACAAAATCCAGAACTGACCAAGGTGATTAACCCTGAAATGTTAGGAAAGCTGTTGACTGAGGAGTTGACAACACCATTGGAGAATCAATGTCTTTCTCACAAAGAG ACAGAGGTGCAGACATTGATCAACAAAGTGCTGATGGTGGAGGAGCAAGCCTGGATGGAGGGGTCTATGCCTGAGCTCAGAGACGACTGTTACTTTAGCCCCTTGGCCATCGACGTCATTCAG TTTATTAATGCTGCAGTGAAATCGATAGAGACAGTTTTGGGAGCCATGTCCAAAGTCCAGATAATTGTGTGCCTATTGAAGGACTTCTTGAATAG CTATAAGAAATTCCTGGAGAAAGTTCTCAAGGGAAGCAACAATGGAAACAGCAGAACTGTGATGATGGCCAATCTTGCCTGTGTTGAACAATTTAG GGACTATATTGTAAACAAAGCCGATATCTTCCCAGTGGATGTAAAGGAATGCTGTCTGTCCATAGTAGCTGAAATGAAAAACATTGGCTACACATCTTTAACAAGCCCTATACACAAGGATCTCCAG tctcagtaCAGAGATCTGGGGACGCCTGTCTGGTTGGAGAAGAAGAAACAGGTGTTTGAAAAGCTGTTTGAAGGAATTAACAAACACACCCAGGATCTTAAGGGCTTGACTAACTCCTGTCATCAG GAGCTGCTGAGCCAGCTGCACTTGGAAGTGACAGTGGAGTATGTGAGGAGGCTACTGAAGAGGAAGATAAAGCTGAGAGACAAAGAGATGCAGGAGCAGGCGGCCAGGTCGTTGTGTGAGGATGGCCAGAGTCTACACAAACTGTTCACTGAAGCG GGTTCCAGGGAGGAGTGGCTAAGTGACATCCTTCCCAAGATTGCTGAAGTGCTGAAACTCCAAGACATTTCCTCCATACAGCTGGAGATAGTGACTCTGAGTCAAGCTTACCCTGATCTCAG TGAATTCCAGGTGTCCGCCCTGCTTAGCCTCAAATCCAACCTTTCTGCCTCTGCCGTGAGGAGGGTAAAGAAGACCCTCCTGGACAACCAGGACACCACCAGCACCCAGGATGTCCCATCTTTTTTCTCCAAGGTACAGGTCAAATGA
- the LOC135508115 gene encoding tumor necrosis factor alpha-induced protein 2-like isoform X1, translating to MKLFRGLRDEAVMRTLRTRNTVLGTGSTEPNSSVEHSGKTTSAGRKFKPLILPRILRRNSKSNTNITAPDVPNTSSVITAPLEELLTFEQNLERNCLSAAGQQLIEREERLYGQISEEVVQSTTEWEKEEEQFTRDHKALLSQIDLAVKSSLSPDEDSLEALKSAVKAILQEEEQDRRWLKQVGKQPPWRPSECRRHHNTVLQSLVEERMDNAELPPEESNKLRSSLQRDVCGKGRRLQEDLLRVVKDVKGCYPEDMDICNFYGKMYHQAFSAGMRNIEEYGLGMDDCSYLLYWVNVAYPEILQNPELTKVINPEMLGKLLTEELTTPLENQCLSHKETEVQTLINKVLMVEEQAWMEGSMPELRDDCYFSPLAIDVIQFINAAVKSIETVLGAMSKVQIIVCLLKDFLNSYKKFLEKVLKGSNNGNSRTVMMANLACVEQFRDYIVNKADIFPVDVKECCLSIVAEMKNIGYTSLTSPIHKDLQSQYRDLGTPVWLEKKKQVFEKLFEGINKHTQDLKGLTNSCHQELLSQLHLEVTVEYVRRLLKRKIKLRDKEMQEQAARSLCEDGQSLHKLFTEAGSREEWLSDILPKIAEVLKLQDISSIQLEIVTLSQAYPDLSEFQVSALLSLKSNLSASAVRRVKKTLLDNQDTTSTQDVPSFFSKVQVK from the exons ATGAAGTTATTTCGAGGGTTGAGGGATGAAGCAG TGATGAGGACCCTAAGGACTAGAAACACAGTTTTGGGAACAGGATCCACTGAGCCAAACTCTTCAGTGGAACACAGTGGAAAGACAACATCAGCTGGAAGAAAGTTTAAACCTTTAATATTGCCCCGGATCCTAAGACGGAATTCCAAGAGTAACACCAACATCACTGCTCCAGATGTCCCCAACACATCCAGTGTTATTACTGCCCCTCTCGAGG AGTTGTTGACTTTTGAGCAGAACCTTGAGAGAAATTGCCTGTCTGCTGCTGGCCAACAGCTGATTGAGAGAGAGGAGCGTCTATATGGACAGATCTCAGAAGAGGTGGTTCAGTCGACCACAgagtgggagaaggaggaagagcaGTTCACCAGAGATCACAAAGCCCTCCTCAGCCAAATAGACCTGGCTGTAAAGAGTTCTCTCAGTCCAGATGAAGACAGTCTTGAGGCTCTGAAGTCTGCAGTGAAAGCTATCctacaggaggaggagcaggataGGCGATGGCTGAAGCAGGTGGGTAAACAGCCTCCCTGGAGGCCCAGTGAGTGTAGACGTCACCACAACACTGTCCTCCAGAGCCTGGTGGAGGAGCGTATGGACAATGCCGAATTGCCTCCTGAAGAGAGCAACAAGCTACGCTCCTCCCTGCAGAGGGATGTCTGTGGGAAGGGCAGGCGGCTGCAGGAGGACCTGCTGAGGGTGGTGAAGGATGTGAAGGGCTGCTACCCAGAGGACATGGATATCTGCAACTTCTATGGAAAGATGTATCACCAAGCCTTCAGCGCAGGGATGAGGAATATTGAAGAGTATGGGCTGGGCATGGATGACTGCTCTTACCTCCTGTATTGGGTGAATGTTGCCTACCCAGA AATTCTACAAAATCCAGAACTGACCAAGGTGATTAACCCTGAAATGTTAGGAAAGCTGTTGACTGAGGAGTTGACAACACCATTGGAGAATCAATGTCTTTCTCACAAAGAG ACAGAGGTGCAGACATTGATCAACAAAGTGCTGATGGTGGAGGAGCAAGCCTGGATGGAGGGGTCTATGCCTGAGCTCAGAGACGACTGTTACTTTAGCCCCTTGGCCATCGACGTCATTCAG TTTATTAATGCTGCAGTGAAATCGATAGAGACAGTTTTGGGAGCCATGTCCAAAGTCCAGATAATTGTGTGCCTATTGAAGGACTTCTTGAATAG CTATAAGAAATTCCTGGAGAAAGTTCTCAAGGGAAGCAACAATGGAAACAGCAGAACTGTGATGATGGCCAATCTTGCCTGTGTTGAACAATTTAG GGACTATATTGTAAACAAAGCCGATATCTTCCCAGTGGATGTAAAGGAATGCTGTCTGTCCATAGTAGCTGAAATGAAAAACATTGGCTACACATCTTTAACAAGCCCTATACACAAGGATCTCCAG tctcagtaCAGAGATCTGGGGACGCCTGTCTGGTTGGAGAAGAAGAAACAGGTGTTTGAAAAGCTGTTTGAAGGAATTAACAAACACACCCAGGATCTTAAGGGCTTGACTAACTCCTGTCATCAG GAGCTGCTGAGCCAGCTGCACTTGGAAGTGACAGTGGAGTATGTGAGGAGGCTACTGAAGAGGAAGATAAAGCTGAGAGACAAAGAGATGCAGGAGCAGGCGGCCAGGTCGTTGTGTGAGGATGGCCAGAGTCTACACAAACTGTTCACTGAAGCG GGTTCCAGGGAGGAGTGGCTAAGTGACATCCTTCCCAAGATTGCTGAAGTGCTGAAACTCCAAGACATTTCCTCCATACAGCTGGAGATAGTGACTCTGAGTCAAGCTTACCCTGATCTCAG TGAATTCCAGGTGTCCGCCCTGCTTAGCCTCAAATCCAACCTTTCTGCCTCTGCCGTGAGGAGGGTAAAGAAGACCCTCCTGGACAACCAGGACACCACCAGCACCCAGGATGTCCCATCTTTTTTCTCCAAGGTACAGGTCAAATGA